In Panthera tigris isolate Pti1 chromosome C1, P.tigris_Pti1_mat1.1, whole genome shotgun sequence, the following proteins share a genomic window:
- the HES6 gene encoding transcription cofactor HES-6, with protein MAPPLAPGRDRAGREFEDAWETRGDRKARKPLVEKKRRARINESLQELRLLLAGAEVQAKLENAEVLELTVRRVQGTLRGRAREREQLQAEASERFAAGYIQCMHEVHTFVSTCQAIDATVAAELLNHLLESMPLREGSSFRDLLGDALAGSPGAPGRSGWPTGGVLGSPLPSPPGPGDDLCSDLEEAPEAELSRAPAEGPDLVPAALGSLTAARIAQSVWRPW; from the exons ATGGCTCCGCCCCTGGCGCCCGGCCGGGACCGTGCGGGCCGAGAGTTTGAGGACGCCTGGGAGACTCGGGGGGACCGCAAG GCCCGGAAGCCCCTGGTGGAGAAGAAGCGGCGCGCGCGGATCAACGAGAGCCTTCAGGAGCTGCGGCTGCTGCTGGCGGGCGCCGAG GTGCAGGCCAAGCTGGAGAACGCCGAGGTGCTGGAGCTGACGGTGCGGCGCGTGCAGGGCACGCTGCGGGGCCGGGCGCGCG AGCGCGAGCAGCTGCAGGCGGAAGCAAGCGAGCGCTTCGCGGCCGGCTACATCCAGTGCATGCACGAGGTGCACACGTTCGTGTCCACGTGCCAGGCCATCGATGCCACCGTCGCCGCAGAACTCCTCAACCACCTGCTCGAGTCCATGCCTCTGCGCGAGGGCAGCAGCTTCCGGGATCTGCTGGGGGACGCCCTGGCCGGGTCTCCGGGAGCCCCTGGGCGAAGCGGCTGGCCCACGGGAGGGGTCTTGGGGTCCCCTCTGCCGAGTCCCCCGGGCCCCGGGGACGACCTGTGCTCTGACCTGGAGGAGGCCCCCGAGGCTGAACTGAGCCGAGCGCCTGCTGAAGGGCCAGACTTGGTGCCAGCAGCCCTGGGCAGCCTGACCGCTGCTCGCATAGCCCAGAGCGTCTGGAGGCCTTGGTGA